The following coding sequences are from one Verrucosispora sp. WMMD573 window:
- a CDS encoding SAM-dependent methyltransferase, giving the protein MQKPDELPAEIDLSRPSAARVYDYFLGGAHNFDIDRKLAEQIATMTPNLPATMRAGREFLRRAVRALLDAGIDQFLDIGSGIPTVGNVHEVAQATNPKARVVYVDIDPVAVAHSRELLAGNESTGVIHADLRDPERILAEARKLDLLDFDRPLGILLAGVVHFVPDTDHPGDILATLRAAAAHGSHLVISHSTFEDQPQEMLDAQRLSARTATEITLRSRAEITAFFGDWTIVDPGVVHMELWRPDSSSEVTADGQRFGAFGGVARNDRPAG; this is encoded by the coding sequence GTGCAGAAGCCGGACGAACTCCCCGCCGAGATCGACCTCTCCCGGCCCAGCGCGGCGCGGGTGTACGACTACTTCCTCGGCGGTGCCCACAACTTCGACATCGACCGGAAACTGGCCGAGCAGATCGCGACCATGACGCCGAACCTGCCGGCGACCATGCGGGCCGGGCGGGAGTTCCTGCGCCGGGCCGTGCGCGCCCTGCTCGACGCCGGTATCGACCAGTTCCTGGACATCGGCTCGGGCATCCCCACGGTCGGCAACGTGCACGAGGTCGCCCAGGCCACGAACCCGAAGGCCCGGGTGGTCTACGTCGACATCGACCCGGTCGCGGTGGCGCACAGCCGGGAACTGCTCGCCGGCAACGAGTCGACCGGCGTCATCCACGCCGACCTGCGGGACCCGGAACGGATCCTGGCCGAGGCCCGCAAGCTCGACCTGCTCGACTTCGACCGGCCGCTGGGCATCCTGCTCGCCGGGGTGGTGCACTTCGTGCCGGACACCGACCACCCCGGTGACATCCTGGCCACCCTGCGTGCGGCCGCCGCCCACGGCAGCCACCTGGTCATCTCACACTCCACCTTCGAGGACCAGCCGCAGGAGATGCTGGACGCGCAACGACTGTCGGCGCGTACCGCCACGGAGATCACCCTCCGCTCGCGGGCCGAGATAACCGCATTCTTCGGCGACTGGACCATCGTGGACCCCGGGGTGGTGCACATGGAGTTGTGGCGACCCGACTCGTCGTCCGAGGTCACCGCCGACGGGCAGCGCTTCGGTGCCTTCGGTGGTGTCGCCCGGAACGACCGGCCCGCCGGCTGA
- the pcaF gene encoding 3-oxoadipyl-CoA thiolase translates to MTVAYLVAGVRTPIGRYAGALAGVRPDDLAAHVIRELVARHPSVDWARTDDVVLGCANQAGEDNRNVARMAALLGGLPEQVPGSTVNRLCGSGLDALATAARSIVAGEADLVVAGGVESMSRAPFVMPKATTAFSRSAEMYDTTIGWRLVNPLMERGWGIDSMPETAENVAAEYGVDRAAQDEFAYRSQLRAAKAQADGRLAEEIVPVTVPAGRRETRLVEVDEHPRQTSLEKLAALPTPFRDGGTVTAGNSSGVNDGAVALLVASEAAVAAYGLTPLARVTGTAAAGVPPRVMGIGPVPATRRLLDRQGLALTDIDVIELNEAFAAQSVAVLRELGLPEDAEHVNPNGGAIALGHPLGASGARLALTAALELRRRGARRALATMCIGVGQGIALLLEAA, encoded by the coding sequence ATGACCGTGGCATACCTGGTGGCCGGTGTCCGCACCCCGATCGGCCGGTACGCCGGCGCGCTGGCCGGCGTACGCCCCGACGACCTGGCCGCCCACGTGATCCGCGAGCTGGTCGCGCGGCACCCGTCGGTGGACTGGGCGCGTACCGACGACGTGGTGCTCGGCTGCGCCAACCAGGCCGGTGAGGACAACCGCAACGTGGCCCGGATGGCGGCTCTGCTCGGCGGGCTGCCCGAGCAGGTGCCGGGCAGCACGGTCAACCGGCTCTGCGGCTCCGGCCTGGACGCGCTGGCCACCGCCGCCCGGTCGATCGTGGCCGGCGAGGCGGACCTGGTCGTCGCGGGCGGGGTGGAGAGCATGAGCCGGGCGCCGTTCGTCATGCCGAAGGCGACCACCGCGTTCTCCCGGTCCGCCGAGATGTACGACACCACGATCGGTTGGCGGCTGGTGAACCCGTTGATGGAGCGGGGCTGGGGCATCGACTCGATGCCTGAGACGGCGGAGAACGTGGCCGCCGAGTACGGCGTGGACCGGGCGGCGCAGGACGAGTTCGCGTACCGCTCGCAGTTGCGGGCCGCCAAGGCCCAGGCCGACGGGCGGTTGGCCGAGGAGATCGTGCCGGTGACCGTGCCGGCGGGCCGGCGGGAGACCCGGCTGGTCGAGGTCGACGAGCACCCCCGACAGACCTCGCTGGAGAAACTGGCGGCGCTGCCCACCCCGTTCCGCGACGGCGGCACGGTGACCGCGGGCAACTCCTCCGGCGTCAATGACGGCGCGGTGGCGCTGCTGGTCGCCTCGGAGGCGGCCGTCGCCGCGTACGGTCTGACTCCGTTGGCCCGGGTGACCGGCACGGCGGCAGCCGGCGTGCCGCCCCGGGTCATGGGCATCGGGCCGGTTCCGGCGACCCGGCGGCTGCTGGACCGGCAGGGGTTGGCGCTCACCGACATCGACGTGATCGAGCTGAACGAGGCGTTCGCCGCCCAGTCCGTCGCGGTGCTGCGCGAACTCGGCCTGCCCGAGGACGCGGAGCACGTCAACCCCAACGGTGGCGCGATCGCCCTTGGCCACCCGCTCGGTGCCAGCGGTGCCCGGCTCGCCCTCACCGCCGCGTTGGAGCTGCGCCGACGCGGTGCGCGGCGGGCGCTGGCCACCATGTGCATCGGGGTGGGGCAGGGCATCGCGCTGCTGCTGGAGGCCGCCTGA